Below is a window of Longimicrobium terrae DNA.
GGCGGTGATTCCCTTGCCCGTCAGCGCCAGGGTGCCGGAAAGCTCAACCGCGCCGCCGCTGGTGCCCGTCACCGAGATGCCGTCGCCGGCGTCGGTGATGGCGCCGGACAGCGTCACCGCGCCGCCGCTGCGTCCGCTGATCCCCACCGCCAGCCCCAGCGCGTTGCCGATGCTGCCCGGGTAGGTGATGGTGCCCCCCCCGCCGCTGACCGCGAACGCGGTGCCTTCCGCGCCGGAGATGGATCCGCCCGTGGGAGCGATGGTGCCGCCCACGTTCGTCAGGCTCACGCCCGTGGTCTTGCTGTTGGTGGAGCTCAGCAGGTCGATGGTGCCGGCGACCGTGCCGTCCGTCAGGTTCAGCGCCGGGCCGCGCGGGTTCAGCGAAAGCTGGCCCACCGTCAGCGTGCCGAAGCCGCTGCCCGTGATGGCCGCGCCGTCCGCCGCCGTGATCCCCACGCCCGCGATGGTGTTGTTCTGCGCCAGCGTCACCGTGGCGCCCGCGTCCTCGCGGGACAGCCCCGGCGCGCCGCCGGCCGTGAACACCGTCAGCGTCGATTCGTTGTACGGCCCGCGGGTGATGGGGGCGGGAATGCCCTGGCCGATGATGGCCTGGTTGTCTTCCAGCAGCCAGGCGCCGTTCAGGTCCGTGGCGCCCGCCGCGAGGACGAAGATGGTGTCGCCCGCTTCGGCCGCGACCTGCGCGTCGGCCACGCTGCCGAAGGGACGGCTGTCGCGCCCGTCTCCGGCGCCGCCCGCGCGCACGTACCAGTAGTTGCTGTCATCCACGTCCACCACGGCCAGCGCGGGCAGGGTGCGCACGCCGTCGGTGACGAAGTAGCTGATGGTGTCGCGCCCCGCAAAGCCGCTGGCGCTCAGGTAGGTGTAGCTGCCGTCCGCCCGCAGAACCGCCAGGCCGCCCTTGGCCGTGGTGATGGAATCTTCCACCACGTCCAGGTTGCCGTCGTCGCTGTCGTTGGCCAGCATGCCGTGCGCCGAATCCACCGGCGTCGTCACGTTGCTCAGCGCACCCGCGGAGTCCGGGGTCACCACCGGCGCGTTGTCGACGATGACCAGCGTGGAATCCACCCGGCGGGTGTTCCCGTCGTTCACGGCGCGCACCCACGCGGTGCCCTGCGTAACGGCCGCGATTTCCGCGGTCGTGTCGCTCAGCGCGCTGACGGTGACGACGGAAGGGTTGCTGCTGGTGAAGGTGACCGAACGCGAGACCGAGTCCCGGGCGCCCACCACCGTGCGCACGTCGGCCGTCAGTGTGTCGCGCTGCCCGACGTTCAGCAGCGTGGTATCCGGCGACAGGCGCAGGAATCCTTCCGGATACCGCACATCCGCCGCGATGTACATCTTGAAGGCGATCCGCTGCACGCCGGGGTCGTAGCGCAGCTTCCACGTCTTGGGAAGCGACACCTCGCCCGAGTCCAGGCCGCCCGCGTACTGGTAGTACGGCCGGTCTTCCGTCAGGTAGATCTCGTTGCCGTCGGGGTTGCCCACGTCGACCGTCCCCGTGCCCACGCTGGCGTACGGCTCCTGGTAGAAAAAGGCGCGCACGCCCTCCGCGTCCACCGCACCGGTGGAATCCACGCCCAGCGCCTGCGGAATCAGGTTCTGCACGGTGGCGTCGAACGCCAGGGTGTCGGGGGCGATGTTGCGGACGTTGCTGCTGCCCAGCCGCACGTACACGCCCTGGTTGCCCAGGATCAGCCCCGAGGCCGAACCGGCCGAAGCCGCGGAAGGACGGCACTCCAGCGTGCCGCCGCTCACGTTCAGCGAGCAGTCCAGCGACTGCAGCGCGTCGTTGGGCGTGGGGGGCCGGGGCGGATTGCCTCCGGTCTCAGGCGCAATGGGATTGCCCGCATCGCTGCAGGAAACCGCGGCAAGCAGGCCCGCCAGGAACAGGGCGCGTCTACGGATTGACATGAACCAACTCCGGCCGATAAAGGGCACAGGGGAGGGATGCGACCGACCAGGAAGGCGGTCCGGAGACACGCCCGAAAGGAGGGAGGCAGACAGCCGCAGCGGTTTCAGGGCATGGCTTCGCCACGACCGGAACCGACTGCGACGCGTCAATGTCTCACATGCGGCTATCGGCGTCAAGAGTTTGTGTATCAGCAGCTTCCGCGATCTGGCGCGTTGCTGCGATGGCACGAAAACGCAAATTGGGACACGTCTGGTACACCGAATCGAAAAGGCCCGTCCGCACGCGGCGGACGGGCCTGAAATGTCTGCTTCGATGCGCGTCCGTCAGACGCTCGCGGGCCCGCGGGACAGCGCGCGGGCGATGCGCTCCGCCGCTTCGGCCAGGCGGCTTTCCGGCTCGATCAGGGCAAAGCGCACGTGCCCCTCGCCCTCCGGCCCGAACCCTACACCGGGCGACACCACGACGCCCGCCTCGGCCAGAAGGAAGCGCGCGAACTCGATGGAACTCACCCCGCGGAACGCTTCGGGGATGGCGGCCCAGATGAACATCGTCGCCCGCGGCGCCGTCACCGGCCACCCAGCGGCGTGCAGGCCCTTCACCAGCGCGTCCGCGCGGCGGCGGTACACCTCGCGCGTTTCGCCCACGCACTCCTGGCCGGCGCTGAGCGCGTGCGCGGCCGCGATCTGAATCGGCTGAAAGATCCCGTAGTCCAGGTAGCTCTTGATCTTGGTCAGCGCGCCCACCATCGCCGCGTTGCCCACGCAGAAGCCCACGCGCCAGCCTGCCATGCAGTACGACTTGGACATCGAAAAGAACTCCACCGCGATGTCGCGCGCGCCGGGCACGGCCAGCACGCTGGGCGGGTCTTCGCCGAAGCCGAAGTCCGCGTAGGCGAAGTCGTGAATCAGCAGCAGCCGGTTGCGGCGGCACACCTCCACGGCGCGCTCAAAGAACCCGGCCGGCGCCTGCAGCGTGGTGGGGTTGTTGGGAAAGGACAGGACGAGCACCTTGGGCGGGTTCTCCGCCGTACTGCACGCTTCCTCCACCGAGGCGAACAGCGCGTCGGCGTCCACGTATCCTTCCCCGCCATCGGTGAGCGGCAGCGTGTGCACCCTGCCGCCCGCGAAAACCACGGAGTAGGTGTGGATGGGGTACGCCGGCACGGGCACCAGCACCGTGTCGCCGTCGCCCAGAATCGCCAGCATCAGGTGCGCGATCCCTTCCTTGGCGCCGATGGTGACCACCACCTCCGACTCCGGATCCAGCTCCACCTTGTACTTCTCGCGATAATGGTTCGCGATCCCCTCCCGCAGTCCGTAGATGCCCCGCGAGGCGCTGTAGCGGTGGTGCTGCGGATCACCCGCGTGCGCCACCAGTTCCGCGACGATGTGGCCGGGCGTGCCCAGGTCGGGGTTGCCCATTCCCAGGTCGATGACGTCCTCGCCCGCGTCCATCCGGTCGCGCTTTTCCGCGTTGATCTGCGCAAACACGTACGCGGGCAGACTGCCGATGCGCGAAAACGCCGCGCTGCTGGTGGGCGGCCACGCGGGCGCGGACGTGGAACTGGATGACGGGACCGACATGGCTTCTCCGGCGTTGAGTGACAAGGGATTCCTCGCCCGGATGCAGGTTTCTCGCCGACAAACAGGGCGAATGCACCGTGGATGAATGTCTGATCACGGGTGTCGGCCGCGGCACGGACGGCCCCACATCCATCATGCTCAAAACGACGAGCCCGCCCGGCGGACCGGGCGGGCACCACCGCCGCGTTTGACGCCACGCGCAGCACACGCGTCACGAACAAGCGCGCGAACGATGATCTCCCGGCACCGTACGCCCACCCTTGGTCGGCCACCAGCGCGGCGCACGTCACCCGGCCGCGTATCGCCGCCCTCCTGTCTTTCGCTCCTTGCACACCGCCGTTCATCCGCCGCCCGCTGTAACGGACGCGCGGCGGATGGAGCGCGGGCCGGCCCCGGGCGCGGATGGCGTACGGTGTCTCTCCCCGAAAAACGCGGAAAACTCAGCGCGAGCGCCACCCGCGGCACCGCCCTCCGCATCCGCGCGGCGAGGCTCGCCACCTCCCGAGCACATATCCGCCTCCAGCAACTGGACTCCTCACGAGGACCTCGATCGGAGCAACGCCATCGCACGTCACCATCTTCCGCCACCCGCACTGAACTCTCCCTCACAGTCCACGCAGGTGGACTTCGTGTCCTTCGAGGCGCGGTTTCAACCGCCGGGCTGATCCCCGCCGCCCGTGGCCCATCCCGAAACGCACCCGCACTGAAACTCTCCCCCAAGGTCCGCGCAGGCGGACTTCGTGTCCTTCGAGGCGCGGTTCAAC
It encodes the following:
- a CDS encoding aminotransferase class I/II-fold pyridoxal phosphate-dependent enzyme, with the protein product MSVPSSSSTSAPAWPPTSSAAFSRIGSLPAYVFAQINAEKRDRMDAGEDVIDLGMGNPDLGTPGHIVAELVAHAGDPQHHRYSASRGIYGLREGIANHYREKYKVELDPESEVVVTIGAKEGIAHLMLAILGDGDTVLVPVPAYPIHTYSVVFAGGRVHTLPLTDGGEGYVDADALFASVEEACSTAENPPKVLVLSFPNNPTTLQAPAGFFERAVEVCRRNRLLLIHDFAYADFGFGEDPPSVLAVPGARDIAVEFFSMSKSYCMAGWRVGFCVGNAAMVGALTKIKSYLDYGIFQPIQIAAAHALSAGQECVGETREVYRRRADALVKGLHAAGWPVTAPRATMFIWAAIPEAFRGVSSIEFARFLLAEAGVVVSPGVGFGPEGEGHVRFALIEPESRLAEAAERIARALSRGPASV